The Candidatus Nitrosymbiomonas proteolyticus genome has a segment encoding these proteins:
- a CDS encoding universal stress protein UspA, with amino-acid sequence MNVVLATDGSGHSRLAEAVLAKVLDPSKTKVTAVSVSAPIVVGMGTIAGGGVAAVGGLTELYDAVKVAAERFAEEATERLRGKGFDAEAVVLEGDAADTLIEFVERNDAHLVVIGSRGLGGIASFLLGSVARKLVSRCPSTVLIARAFEGMSPEESIEALNAKAELDAVVAIDGSDGSKVAMRWIQQRVSMSLAALHVVCAEPLGVIPAGIDPSAFAQVYEFDHDQARELVAEAAEELAGRAPSIDTYAEIARPSTLIVRVAAETKSDLIAVGASRHGTLERILVGSVSYEVATSAPCSVVVVRPES; translated from the coding sequence ATGAACGTTGTCTTGGCTACCGACGGTTCGGGTCATTCCCGCCTTGCCGAGGCGGTGTTGGCGAAGGTTCTGGACCCCTCGAAGACGAAGGTCACGGCCGTGAGCGTCTCCGCTCCGATCGTTGTCGGAATGGGCACGATCGCGGGAGGAGGCGTGGCGGCGGTCGGGGGCCTAACCGAGTTGTATGATGCGGTGAAGGTCGCAGCCGAGCGATTCGCCGAGGAAGCCACGGAGCGGCTCCGAGGGAAGGGCTTTGACGCCGAGGCGGTGGTCTTGGAGGGCGACGCCGCGGATACCCTCATCGAATTCGTCGAGAGAAACGACGCCCACCTGGTTGTGATCGGCAGTCGCGGATTGGGCGGGATCGCGTCGTTCTTGCTGGGGAGCGTGGCGCGGAAACTCGTCTCTCGATGCCCGTCCACAGTTCTGATCGCACGGGCTTTCGAAGGCATGAGCCCGGAAGAAAGCATCGAAGCCCTGAATGCGAAGGCCGAACTCGACGCCGTGGTCGCGATTGACGGCTCGGACGGTTCGAAAGTGGCGATGCGCTGGATTCAGCAGCGTGTGTCGATGTCGCTGGCCGCGCTACACGTCGTGTGCGCGGAGCCTCTTGGAGTCATCCCGGCAGGGATCGACCCATCGGCGTTCGCTCAAGTGTATGAGTTCGACCACGATCAAGCGCGCGAACTCGTCGCTGAGGCAGCGGAGGAATTGGCGGGCAGGGCGCCCTCTATCGACACCTACGCCGAAATCGCCCGGCCTTCGACGCTGATCGTTCGAGTTGCCGCCGAAACCAAGTCCGACCTGATCGCGGTAGGCGCGAGCCGTCATGGAACGCTCGAACGCATCCTCGTGGGAAGCGTCTCGTATGAGGTTGCCACGAGCGCGCCGTGCTCGGTTGTGGTCGTGCGGCCCGAATCGTAG
- a CDS encoding beta-ketoacyl ACP reductase codes for MDLGISGKVAMVAASSKGIGLAIARALHDEGCRLSLCGRSQEALDEACLGLRGASGFVCDVSNRESIEGWYQATASELGPPDILITNTGGPPAGAWESMTDEQWQQGFESTLLNVVRLVRLAAEPMKTNGWGRIVHLTSIVAKQPHALLPISSTLRAGLMGLTRLQAASLAEHGITVNSVLPGHTLTDRQVHLAKVRSEREGISAQEALEAQARSIPMRRLAEPDEIASAVAFLCSQKASYVTGVNLLVDGGLTMGHG; via the coding sequence ATGGACCTCGGCATTTCGGGCAAAGTCGCAATGGTCGCCGCCTCCAGTAAGGGGATCGGTCTCGCGATCGCCCGAGCCCTCCACGATGAAGGCTGCCGACTTTCGCTTTGCGGGCGGTCGCAGGAGGCGTTGGACGAGGCTTGCCTTGGACTGAGGGGCGCGTCGGGGTTTGTGTGCGATGTTTCGAACCGAGAATCCATCGAGGGTTGGTATCAGGCGACGGCGAGCGAACTGGGACCTCCGGATATCCTCATCACGAACACGGGCGGCCCCCCCGCCGGGGCTTGGGAGTCCATGACCGACGAGCAGTGGCAGCAAGGCTTCGAGAGCACGCTGCTCAACGTGGTTCGTCTGGTGCGGTTGGCGGCAGAACCGATGAAAACCAACGGATGGGGGCGCATCGTCCACCTAACCAGCATCGTGGCCAAGCAGCCTCACGCACTGTTGCCGATTTCGTCCACTCTGCGCGCCGGGTTGATGGGTTTGACCCGACTTCAAGCGGCTTCGCTGGCCGAACACGGGATCACGGTCAACTCCGTGCTGCCCGGGCATACGCTCACGGACCGGCAGGTTCACTTGGCCAAGGTCCGGTCCGAGCGCGAGGGGATCTCGGCGCAGGAGGCTTTGGAGGCTCAGGCTCGGTCGATCCCGATGCGCAGGCTCGCCGAGCCGGACGAAATCGCCTCGGCCGTGGCGTTTCTATGCTCCCAGAAAGCTTCGTACGTCACCGGCGTCAACTTGCTGGTCGACGGCGGCCTGACGATGGGGCACGGTTAG
- a CDS encoding ATP-dependent DNA helicase RecG, translating to MTLMREDKSVNVRPRKPASAQRPNDRAYCEKLLSKAFGPDARFREGQWEAIEAVLQSGARNLVVQRTGWGKSAVYFLAARLFRRRKEGPTLIVSPLLALMRNQIEMAAKLGLRAVSFTSDNAGEWESCVAELHAGKVDVVLVAPERLSRPEFAETALPYFFERGRLLVIDEAHCLSEWGHDFRPDYRKIVSIASRFPSDASLLATTATATSPVIEDLMSLLGGGWSVQKGDLNRTNLRLLAYRLPSPAARLAWLDEALHKLPEVGVIYSPTIFDAEQTAAWLSHRGHKVLPYHSELPSDERLHAEELFSANQLKALVATSALGMGYDKEDIGFVVHARMPGSVLQYYQQAGRAGRKLRRAIAVLLASEGDRDIQLGFIERGSPPARVFDSIHSLLTREPIPKSELVRLADAPQVQVLHALEILEAQGALLVEDDTLNWRPDASPPDPALFESLRKRRLRELDDMERYIETADCRMSYLLSALGQDPAKDCGQCDRCRNYSSFTPSPDSIEAAAAFLDRELILIRVPKQAPLGAKTKGRRGLLATRKVAEGVALSFYGEPGRGEAVQAGKYVHDEYGDDLLVAALKAIESVGWTPDWITWAPHASQRKALDSFANRLAQSLGIECRGVIEREKRVLPQKENGSEVRQFENVWGRFSVRGEIEGTVLLLDDIVDSGWTLAAISAALVEAGATSVYPLALATSRRRSRRSR from the coding sequence TTGACCCTGATGAGGGAAGATAAGAGTGTCAACGTGAGACCCCGAAAACCAGCATCGGCTCAGCGCCCCAACGACCGGGCGTACTGCGAGAAGCTCCTTTCTAAGGCGTTCGGCCCGGATGCGCGCTTCCGGGAGGGCCAATGGGAGGCGATCGAGGCCGTTTTGCAGTCCGGCGCGAGGAATCTCGTTGTGCAGCGAACGGGCTGGGGAAAGAGCGCCGTGTACTTCCTCGCAGCCCGGCTCTTTCGAAGAAGGAAGGAGGGGCCCACACTCATCGTCAGCCCCTTGCTGGCTCTGATGCGCAACCAGATCGAAATGGCCGCCAAGCTCGGGCTTCGGGCCGTCTCGTTCACCTCCGACAACGCCGGTGAATGGGAATCGTGTGTCGCTGAACTCCATGCAGGGAAGGTCGATGTGGTGCTCGTCGCTCCCGAACGGCTCTCTCGCCCCGAGTTCGCCGAAACCGCTCTCCCTTACTTCTTCGAGAGGGGACGGCTCTTGGTCATCGACGAAGCTCATTGCCTGAGCGAGTGGGGGCATGACTTTCGGCCCGACTACCGAAAAATCGTTAGCATCGCTTCGCGGTTCCCCTCCGACGCCTCCTTGCTCGCCACCACCGCCACCGCAACGTCCCCGGTCATCGAAGACCTGATGAGCCTTTTGGGAGGCGGTTGGTCTGTGCAGAAGGGGGACCTGAACCGAACGAACCTGCGGCTTCTTGCTTACCGGCTTCCAAGCCCAGCCGCGAGGCTCGCCTGGCTCGATGAGGCGCTGCACAAGCTTCCTGAGGTCGGAGTCATCTATTCGCCGACCATCTTCGACGCAGAGCAGACGGCCGCCTGGCTCAGTCACAGGGGCCACAAAGTGCTGCCGTACCATTCGGAGCTGCCTTCCGACGAACGCCTGCACGCCGAGGAACTGTTCTCGGCGAACCAGCTCAAGGCTCTCGTCGCAACCTCCGCTTTGGGCATGGGGTACGACAAGGAGGACATCGGCTTTGTCGTCCATGCTCGAATGCCCGGTTCCGTTCTCCAGTACTATCAGCAGGCGGGAAGGGCAGGCCGCAAGCTCAGGCGCGCAATCGCTGTTCTCCTTGCTTCTGAGGGCGATCGAGACATCCAACTTGGGTTCATCGAGCGAGGCTCTCCCCCGGCCAGAGTCTTCGACTCGATTCATAGCTTGCTCACCAGGGAGCCGATCCCGAAGTCGGAATTGGTGCGGCTCGCCGACGCCCCCCAGGTCCAAGTGCTTCATGCGCTCGAAATCCTCGAAGCGCAGGGCGCATTGCTCGTGGAGGACGACACATTGAACTGGCGTCCCGACGCGTCGCCTCCCGACCCGGCCCTATTCGAGTCGCTTCGAAAGCGCAGGCTGAGGGAACTCGACGACATGGAGCGGTACATCGAGACGGCGGACTGCCGAATGTCCTATCTGCTATCGGCTCTGGGGCAAGACCCCGCAAAGGATTGCGGGCAGTGCGACCGGTGCCGAAACTACTCCTCGTTCACGCCTTCGCCCGACTCCATAGAAGCCGCGGCGGCGTTTCTCGACCGGGAACTGATCCTCATTCGAGTTCCTAAGCAAGCGCCACTGGGGGCCAAGACGAAGGGACGAAGGGGCCTGCTCGCGACTCGAAAGGTAGCCGAAGGCGTGGCGCTCAGCTTCTATGGGGAACCGGGCCGCGGAGAGGCAGTGCAGGCGGGAAAGTACGTTCATGACGAGTACGGCGACGATCTGCTTGTCGCCGCGCTCAAAGCCATCGAATCGGTCGGATGGACGCCCGATTGGATCACGTGGGCGCCTCACGCTTCCCAACGAAAGGCGCTGGATTCCTTCGCGAATCGCCTCGCGCAATCGCTCGGAATCGAATGTCGAGGCGTGATCGAGCGGGAAAAGCGCGTGTTGCCGCAAAAAGAAAACGGCTCGGAAGTTCGGCAGTTTGAGAACGTTTGGGGGCGATTCTCGGTTCGGGGCGAGATCGAGGGGACCGTCCTGCTCCTCGACGACATCGTGGACTCCGGCTGGACGCTTGCCGCAATCAGCGCGGCTTTGGTCGAAGCGGGCGCAACTTCGGTGTATCCTTTAGCATTGGCGACATCTCGGCGAAGAAGCCGGAGGAGCAGATGA
- a CDS encoding serine/threonine protein kinase: MSGTTPTTLGKYQIIREIARSNDIVYEAYDPLMNRRIALKELAMPSGASDAQRDDRIRRFSREAKAAGSLNHPNIVTIFEFGEDSGRHFIAMEFLEGHNLRNELDTHGFLAADRAIEITLEVLDALDYAHKNGVIHRDIKPENIQLLPDGRVKLTDFGIARITFEPNLTIDGQVFGTPSYMSPEQVVGREIDARSDVFGVGVILYEMLSGQKPFQGDSVVSITYGIVNSEPSQPPQANHAVWQVLTKALDKSPALRFATAHDMHRALESAKSASRSQVIDYDLQLYGGSGTSYSPPQPAAPPIGNPYVGTPYGNPYMPAPQQHPYNPYQPGTPPITQSPHGLPPGQIPVYYPPPPRAPLISPETKQFLGKMMLTLIVLGTLFALVIAIIQGLGTLIDRMQTQAADLPMRERMAGQDPNVPLHERIAERERIIPELKSEVNRRTEERNVAKLYEAQGREYVRVGNLVAAEQAFRSAIANDPQNPTYYRLLGSLFSQTAVQEMDIEQRMNLWKQSIRNWEFALTFETNEAIRKDSAALLASACYRLANDYLNLGQEAEARSLLYSGREVADPSSEVSVAIQGLLDRLTRPDDSNP; the protein is encoded by the coding sequence ATGAGCGGAACAACTCCGACGACGCTGGGCAAGTATCAGATCATCCGCGAGATCGCGCGGTCGAACGACATCGTGTACGAGGCGTACGACCCACTGATGAATCGTCGGATCGCTTTGAAGGAGCTCGCGATGCCTTCTGGCGCGAGCGACGCCCAACGCGACGATCGCATCCGGAGGTTCTCGCGGGAGGCTAAAGCCGCCGGTTCGCTGAATCATCCCAACATCGTCACGATATTTGAGTTCGGCGAAGACTCCGGCAGGCACTTCATCGCCATGGAGTTCTTGGAGGGCCACAACCTCCGCAACGAACTCGACACCCACGGATTCCTGGCTGCCGACCGGGCCATCGAGATCACCCTCGAAGTCCTGGACGCCCTCGACTACGCGCACAAGAACGGCGTCATTCACCGTGACATCAAGCCGGAAAACATCCAGCTACTACCCGATGGCAGGGTGAAGCTCACTGATTTCGGGATCGCGAGAATCACCTTCGAGCCTAACCTCACCATCGACGGGCAGGTCTTTGGGACGCCGAGCTACATGTCGCCGGAACAGGTCGTGGGCCGCGAGATCGACGCCCGGAGCGACGTTTTCGGCGTCGGCGTGATCCTCTATGAGATGCTCTCGGGACAGAAGCCGTTTCAGGGCGACAGCGTGGTGAGCATCACCTACGGCATCGTGAACAGCGAGCCTAGCCAACCTCCCCAAGCCAACCACGCCGTGTGGCAGGTCCTCACCAAGGCGCTCGACAAGAGCCCGGCGCTGCGGTTTGCCACTGCCCACGACATGCACAGGGCGCTGGAGTCGGCCAAGTCCGCTTCTCGGTCCCAAGTGATCGACTACGACCTTCAGTTGTACGGAGGCTCAGGGACTTCGTATTCCCCGCCGCAGCCAGCCGCGCCTCCGATCGGCAACCCCTACGTCGGGACGCCTTACGGGAACCCGTACATGCCCGCCCCGCAGCAGCACCCTTACAACCCCTATCAACCCGGGACGCCACCCATTACGCAATCTCCGCATGGGCTTCCCCCAGGTCAGATTCCGGTCTACTATCCGCCTCCGCCTCGCGCGCCCCTGATCTCCCCGGAAACCAAGCAGTTCCTCGGGAAGATGATGCTGACATTGATCGTGCTCGGCACCCTCTTTGCCCTCGTCATCGCCATCATCCAGGGGTTAGGAACGCTGATCGACCGAATGCAGACGCAAGCGGCGGACCTCCCGATGCGGGAGAGAATGGCTGGGCAAGACCCGAATGTGCCTCTCCATGAAAGGATCGCCGAGCGGGAGCGAATCATTCCCGAACTGAAGAGCGAAGTCAACCGCCGCACCGAGGAACGCAACGTCGCCAAGCTCTACGAAGCCCAAGGCCGCGAATACGTTCGCGTGGGCAACCTTGTCGCCGCTGAACAGGCGTTCCGAAGCGCGATCGCCAACGACCCGCAGAACCCCACATACTACAGGCTGCTTGGCTCGCTGTTTTCTCAGACCGCAGTTCAGGAAATGGACATCGAGCAGCGCATGAACCTCTGGAAGCAGTCGATTCGCAACTGGGAGTTCGCACTAACGTTCGAGACCAACGAAGCGATCCGGAAGGACAGCGCCGCGCTGCTGGCCTCCGCGTGTTATCGGCTGGCGAATGACTACTTGAATCTGGGGCAAGAGGCTGAGGCGCGGTCGCTGCTGTATTCAGGCCGGGAAGTCGCGGACCCGAGCTCCGAAGTAAGCGTTGCGATTCAAGGTTTGCTCGACAGGCTCACCCGCCCCGACGACTCAAACCCCTAA
- a CDS encoding 1-acyl-sn-glycerol-3-phosphate acyltransferase — MRGVRGAWYDFIRFLAKSLVFWLTGGLKVVGSDNLPAEGPVIVAANHLSHLDPPAVACASRRRLTFMARKSLFKNRAFGWLISSVGAFPVRRGEADTEAVRLSLRLLGEGRAVLMFPEGTRGDGKSLGPISSGIAMLASRSGAAVVPVGLVGTHDKLPRGSKSIRRGRVTVVFGSPFTYEEVAEGISVPKVARERFAAELTRRILEACKTGGLELTASAAESPSRTTPQVDAANEHPTPESV; from the coding sequence ATGCGCGGCGTTCGAGGCGCTTGGTACGACTTCATCCGGTTTCTCGCCAAATCCCTGGTGTTCTGGCTAACCGGGGGCCTGAAGGTGGTCGGCAGCGACAATCTGCCTGCCGAGGGCCCCGTGATCGTGGCCGCAAACCACCTCTCCCATCTCGACCCTCCCGCAGTCGCATGCGCCTCCAGACGCAGGCTCACGTTCATGGCGCGGAAATCGCTCTTCAAGAACCGGGCGTTTGGATGGCTGATCTCGTCGGTCGGCGCTTTTCCGGTACGTCGCGGCGAGGCCGACACCGAGGCGGTCAGACTCTCGCTCCGACTTCTGGGCGAGGGCCGAGCGGTCCTCATGTTTCCCGAAGGCACACGAGGCGACGGCAAATCTTTGGGGCCGATTTCGAGCGGGATCGCGATGCTCGCAAGCCGCTCGGGCGCGGCGGTCGTGCCGGTCGGGCTCGTCGGAACCCATGACAAACTGCCTCGCGGCTCGAAGTCCATCCGGCGCGGTAGGGTGACGGTCGTGTTCGGCTCGCCCTTCACCTACGAAGAGGTCGCCGAGGGTATATCCGTTCCAAAAGTCGCCCGCGAGAGATTCGCGGCCGAGCTCACCAGGCGTATTCTGGAAGCCTGCAAGACGGGCGGACTCGAACTCACTGCCTCAGCCGCAGAGTCACCGTCCAGAACGACTCCCCAGGTCGATGCAGCCAACGAACATCCAACGCCTGAGTCGGTGTGA
- a CDS encoding MFS transporter → MSLAPTPRVPIFRQLNGYQWLVLGVAWLGWVFDIADTALFTFAKVPMLTEMLGPEKYAQVGAAIEGQIQMTFLVGWAIGGLVFGIAADKYGRTRVLILTILLYCLFTGLTALCQTWEQVTVVRFLTGLGIGGEWAAGAALVAEVMPDRARPFAAALLQTAAAIGPVLAGTANLALAGQSWKWLFLVGVAPALLTVVIRSKVREPERWQSKGVEVRKATETVRELFRQTPWRRHAIVAMILGVVGIAGAGNVAFWLPNLVKESLPNAEKAVVDASVSYATYTLHLGTLLGVFAFPLLCQRIGRKASFALFFVLSPLATVLALQGSLDYTKLLWMAPIMAFFAIGLSAGYGLYFPELFPTRLRATGCGIAYNTARIFYAPIPWLTGLVIGASKGSPSHGVALAAMVYIVGLLALPFAPETKGKPLPD, encoded by the coding sequence ATGTCGCTCGCCCCTACCCCTCGCGTCCCGATCTTCCGCCAGTTGAACGGCTATCAATGGCTCGTCCTTGGGGTCGCCTGGCTGGGGTGGGTGTTCGACATCGCCGACACCGCGCTGTTCACCTTCGCCAAGGTCCCGATGCTCACCGAGATGTTGGGACCCGAGAAGTACGCGCAAGTGGGCGCGGCGATCGAGGGGCAGATTCAGATGACCTTCCTCGTGGGGTGGGCGATCGGCGGCCTTGTCTTCGGGATCGCTGCCGACAAGTACGGCCGCACGCGGGTCCTCATTCTCACGATCCTGCTCTACTGCCTTTTCACCGGGCTCACCGCCCTCTGCCAGACGTGGGAGCAAGTGACGGTCGTGCGGTTCCTTACGGGGCTGGGGATCGGGGGCGAGTGGGCCGCCGGCGCTGCGTTGGTCGCCGAAGTGATGCCCGATAGGGCGAGACCGTTCGCTGCGGCTCTGCTTCAAACTGCCGCTGCGATCGGCCCTGTCCTTGCGGGCACGGCGAACCTCGCGCTCGCCGGACAAAGCTGGAAATGGCTGTTCTTGGTCGGGGTCGCGCCAGCGCTTCTGACCGTCGTCATCCGGAGCAAGGTCCGCGAGCCGGAAAGGTGGCAATCGAAGGGAGTGGAGGTGCGAAAGGCCACGGAGACAGTTCGGGAGCTTTTCCGGCAAACCCCTTGGCGCAGGCATGCGATCGTGGCGATGATCCTCGGAGTCGTTGGGATCGCAGGGGCCGGCAACGTCGCGTTTTGGCTGCCCAATCTCGTGAAGGAGTCTCTCCCGAACGCGGAAAAGGCCGTCGTGGACGCGTCGGTGAGCTACGCCACGTATACCCTCCACCTCGGCACCCTCCTAGGAGTCTTTGCTTTTCCTCTGCTTTGCCAGCGGATCGGCCGCAAAGCGTCGTTCGCGCTGTTCTTCGTCCTCAGCCCTCTCGCAACCGTTCTGGCCCTCCAAGGGAGCCTCGATTACACGAAACTCCTCTGGATGGCGCCAATCATGGCGTTCTTCGCGATTGGACTGAGCGCGGGTTACGGGCTCTACTTCCCCGAGTTATTCCCAACTCGCCTTCGAGCGACAGGCTGCGGGATAGCGTACAACACGGCACGCATCTTTTATGCGCCGATCCCCTGGCTGACCGGGCTCGTCATCGGCGCGTCGAAGGGTTCCCCCTCGCATGGGGTCGCCCTGGCGGCAATGGTCTATATCGTCGGGCTTCTGGCGCTTCCGTTCGCGCCTGAAACCAAGGGGAAACCCCTTCCCGATTGA
- a CDS encoding RNA polymerase sigma factor, sigma-70 family: MAESLNFEMDPEGIVFRYLENPRPDLKDLILVQYAPMVERVARKFAGIEPLDDLVQVGFIGLLNALSKFDPEAGVRFNTYATYLVAGEIKHYLRDKAQTIRQPAWLQELRHKVNRATAVLQSELGREPSEAEIASYLDVAEHTVHEVFQTSEMIRVGSLDSLTGDDDSDAEVDRLDASDYCPEQLSVEERVVLESAMKQLRDLEREVLVLFHFESLNQTEIAAKLGISCNYVSHILRQSLSKLRRILSREEENDRILKRQAESLDFDVIDATTGVYTEAYFRTRLEEELHRASGQNGAVALVTVRFEGLAHLASFYGQTSVDDFLADAADFLKETVRRLDVVCRLGDAGFAVLLPSTANTASLARQRILSRIVAWIASRQVDQQDVKAILGSSSFPVDGKRAATILDKALRPVDIESAGFQAA; encoded by the coding sequence ATGGCTGAATCTTTGAACTTCGAGATGGACCCCGAGGGGATTGTCTTCCGCTACCTGGAGAACCCCAGGCCGGACCTCAAGGACTTGATCCTCGTCCAGTACGCCCCGATGGTGGAGCGCGTCGCGAGGAAATTCGCGGGCATCGAACCGCTCGACGACCTCGTTCAAGTGGGCTTCATCGGCCTTTTGAACGCGCTCTCCAAGTTCGACCCCGAGGCGGGAGTTCGTTTCAACACGTATGCGACGTACCTCGTCGCCGGTGAGATCAAGCACTACCTCCGCGACAAGGCTCAGACAATCCGCCAGCCCGCATGGCTCCAGGAACTGCGCCACAAGGTGAATCGCGCGACCGCGGTGCTTCAAAGCGAGTTGGGCAGGGAGCCCTCCGAGGCGGAAATCGCTTCGTACCTCGATGTTGCGGAGCATACGGTCCACGAGGTGTTTCAGACCTCCGAGATGATTCGAGTGGGATCGCTGGATTCGCTCACGGGCGACGACGATTCCGACGCCGAGGTCGATCGGTTGGACGCTTCGGACTACTGTCCCGAGCAGTTGAGCGTCGAAGAGCGAGTGGTCTTGGAGAGCGCGATGAAGCAACTACGGGACCTCGAACGCGAGGTGCTCGTCCTCTTCCACTTTGAATCGCTCAACCAGACGGAAATCGCCGCCAAGCTGGGCATCTCGTGCAACTACGTTTCGCACATCCTGCGTCAATCGCTCTCGAAGCTGCGGCGTATTCTCAGCAGGGAGGAAGAGAACGACCGCATCCTCAAGCGTCAGGCTGAGAGTCTCGACTTTGACGTGATCGATGCGACCACGGGGGTGTACACAGAGGCCTACTTCCGAACCCGGCTCGAAGAAGAACTGCACCGAGCTTCAGGCCAGAATGGGGCGGTCGCTCTTGTGACGGTCCGCTTCGAGGGGCTGGCCCACCTGGCGTCGTTCTATGGACAAACGAGCGTGGACGACTTCTTGGCGGACGCCGCCGACTTCCTCAAGGAAACCGTACGCCGACTCGACGTGGTTTGTAGGCTGGGGGATGCCGGGTTTGCGGTGCTCCTTCCTTCGACGGCCAACACGGCTTCGTTGGCTCGGCAGCGAATCCTCTCTCGAATCGTCGCCTGGATCGCTTCGCGGCAGGTGGACCAGCAGGACGTCAAAGCTATCTTGGGGAGTTCGTCTTTCCCGGTGGACGGAAAACGAGCCGCCACGATCCTCGACAAGGCTCTGCGCCCTGTGGACATCGAGTCTGCGGGGTTCCAAGCGGCCTGA
- a CDS encoding hypothetical conserved protein, giving the protein MPVFTYTAIDASGKAVRSTVEADNEQIVLAKLRDQALHVTDIRRTSSSGRVRSFGRKRMKAKSLVVFSRQFATMIDAGIPIMRCLDILAGQTRDPALKPALDNVTIDVKGGMSLADSVAKHPHCFSKLYVNMIRAAEVGGILDLILDRLAGFLEYEAEVRGKIKSAMMYPTLVFFFSIVMLFALFSFVLPKFKEIFTGMDVEMPPVTAALFAMGDFMNSYWFVILFFVFGTFLGIKLWGRTTNGRYQIDHLKLRLPIVGELSLKMSVARFTRTFGVLINSGVPILRSLEIVGETLNNSVLTQAIDEARTSIREGQKLSQPLGASGLFPNMVTCMIDVGEESGRLPEMLVKVGEFYDNEVETTVKGLTSMIEPALIIFMGVIVGFIAISVMTPIFKLVNSVK; this is encoded by the coding sequence ATGCCCGTATTCACCTATACTGCCATCGATGCTTCGGGGAAGGCGGTCCGCTCGACTGTTGAAGCGGACAACGAGCAGATCGTCCTAGCTAAGCTCCGCGATCAGGCGCTTCATGTGACGGACATCCGTCGAACGTCTTCGAGCGGAAGGGTTCGTTCGTTCGGCAGGAAGCGGATGAAGGCGAAGAGCCTCGTCGTGTTCTCGCGGCAGTTTGCCACGATGATCGATGCGGGAATTCCGATTATGCGGTGCCTCGACATCCTCGCAGGCCAAACGCGGGACCCCGCTCTCAAGCCTGCGCTCGATAACGTCACGATCGACGTGAAGGGTGGCATGTCGCTCGCCGACTCCGTCGCCAAGCACCCCCACTGTTTCTCGAAGCTCTATGTGAACATGATTCGAGCGGCGGAGGTCGGTGGCATCCTCGATTTGATCCTGGACCGATTGGCCGGATTCCTCGAATACGAGGCCGAGGTGCGAGGGAAGATCAAGAGCGCGATGATGTATCCGACTCTTGTGTTCTTCTTCTCGATTGTGATGCTCTTCGCGCTCTTCAGCTTTGTCCTCCCGAAGTTCAAGGAGATCTTCACCGGGATGGACGTGGAAATGCCTCCGGTCACGGCGGCGCTGTTCGCGATGGGCGACTTCATGAACAGCTACTGGTTCGTGATCCTGTTCTTCGTGTTCGGAACGTTCTTGGGCATCAAGTTGTGGGGACGCACGACCAACGGGAGATATCAGATCGACCACCTCAAGCTGAGGCTTCCGATCGTGGGTGAACTGTCGCTCAAGATGAGCGTCGCGAGGTTCACCCGGACGTTTGGCGTATTGATCAACAGCGGCGTCCCCATTTTGCGGAGCCTCGAAATCGTCGGTGAGACCCTGAACAACTCCGTGTTGACCCAGGCGATCGACGAAGCGCGCACAAGTATCCGCGAGGGACAGAAGCTCTCGCAGCCTTTGGGCGCGAGCGGGCTGTTTCCGAACATGGTCACCTGCATGATCGACGTGGGCGAAGAGTCGGGCAGGTTGCCGGAGATGCTCGTCAAGGTGGGCGAGTTTTATGATAACGAGGTGGAGACCACCGTCAAGGGCTTGACGTCGATGATCGAACCCGCGCTGATCATCTTCATGGGTGTCATTGTGGGATTCATTGCAATTTCGGTAATGACCCCGATCTTCAAGCTGGTCAATAGTGTGAAGTAA
- a CDS encoding phosphate transport system regulatory protein PhoU, translating to MTLRQNYDEQLLELQSMVTRMGGIATEMVRSACAAIQTGDLENARATIERDNEVDELEEQITLRAVVLVMKESPVAGDLKMLTSALGVVGEIEKAADHAVKLARRATKLTGQFPAELKANLAELAELSIKQFTLSLKLFMEFDGDLAEEIIRNDKVVDELYTVARNRVIELIRKSPESADVYVRSIDALHALEHVADHATEIAERLRLHFSNLARLAREN from the coding sequence ATGACACTGCGGCAAAACTACGACGAACAGCTTCTTGAACTGCAATCGATGGTCACCCGAATGGGGGGAATCGCCACCGAGATGGTTCGTTCGGCCTGCGCCGCGATCCAGACCGGCGACCTCGAAAACGCCCGCGCGACGATTGAGCGGGACAACGAAGTCGATGAACTGGAAGAGCAGATCACGCTCAGAGCGGTCGTGCTCGTGATGAAGGAGTCCCCGGTCGCCGGCGACCTGAAGATGCTCACTTCGGCGCTGGGGGTGGTGGGCGAGATCGAGAAAGCGGCCGACCACGCGGTCAAGCTCGCAAGGCGCGCCACCAAGCTCACCGGCCAGTTCCCAGCCGAACTCAAGGCCAACTTGGCCGAGCTTGCCGAACTCTCCATCAAGCAGTTCACGTTATCGCTGAAGCTCTTCATGGAGTTCGATGGAGATCTCGCCGAAGAGATCATCCGCAACGACAAGGTCGTCGACGAACTCTATACGGTCGCCCGAAACCGGGTAATCGAGTTGATCCGCAAGTCGCCCGAGTCCGCAGACGTGTATGTTCGCAGCATCGACGCCCTACATGCGCTGGAACACGTGGCGGACCACGCCACCGAGATCGCCGAGCGGCTTCGGCTCCATTTCTCGAACCTCGCCCGGTTGGCGCGCGAGAACTGA